The Thermomonospora amylolytica sequence TGGTCGATGATCGACCGGGCGCGGTCCGACAGCCCCTCGAAGCGGTACTGGTGGGCGGGCAGCACCTCGCCGACCGTCATCTCCGCCACCCGCTCCAGCGAGCTCAGGAAGTCCCCCAGCGGGTCCACGTCCGGCAGGTCGTAGGGATAGAGCCCGATGTGCGGGGTGATCCGCGGCAGCACGTGGTCGCCGGTGAAGATCCGGTCCCCGTCCTCCAGGTGCAGGCAGATGTGGCCGGGGGAATGCCCCGGCGTCCAGATCGCGCGCAGCTTGCGGCCCGGCAGGTCCACCAGCTCCCCGTCGGCCAGCTCGCGGTCCGGCACGGCGGGCGGCTGGATCCGGCCCTCGCCCTGCTCGGGATAGCCGGCCAGGTCGGCCTCCTGGGCCCCGGCCCGGCGCAGCGTGTCCATCTCCCACCGGCGGTCGCCGATCTCGGCCGCCCTGGTGTGGAACCGCCGGACCACCTCGGCGTCCTCGTGGTGCATGGCGATCCACGCCCCGGAGGTCTCCCGGACCCGCCCGGCCAGCCCGGCGTGGTCGGGGTGGAAGTGGGTCACCACCACCCCGTACACGTCCTCCACGGCCAGCCCGAGGGAGCCGAGGCCGTCGCGCAGCGCCGTCCAGGCGTCCGGATGGTTCCAGCCGGCGTCCACGAGCACCGGTCCGCGCTCGCTCTCCACCGCGTACACCAGGGTGTAGGCCAGGGGATTGCCGGGGATGGGGACGGGAACGGTCCAAACGCCCCCGCCGAGGGATTCCGGTGCAGGTGTGACGGCCACGCGCGCTCTTCTCTGGCTCTTGTCCGATGCCGGGATGAGGGGTCAGCAGCGTTCGAGGACGGTGGCGGTGGACAGCGCCCCGCCCGCGCACATGGTAACCAGCGCCGTCGCCCCGTCCCTGCGCTCCAGTTCGTGCAGCGCGGTGGTGATCAGGCGGGCCCCGGTGGCCCCCACGGGGTGGCCGAGGGCGATCGCGCCGCCGTTGACGTTCACCCGGTCCATGTCCGGTTCGTGCACCTTCGCCCACGACAGCACGATCGCCGCGAAAGCCTCGTTGACCTCGAAGATGTCCGGATCGGAGATGGTCATCCCGGCCTTGGCGAGGACCCGTTCGGTGGCCTGCACGGGGCCGTCGAGATGGTAGTAGGGCTCGCCCCCGACGAGGGCCTGCGCGCGGATCCGGGCACGGGGCCGCAGGCCCAGGGCGGCGGCCTTCTGCTGTGACATAAGCAACACCGCGGCGGCCCCGTCGGAGATCTGCGAGGAGGTCCCGGCGGTGTGCAGGCCCCCCTCGCCGAGCACCGGCCTGAGCCGGGCCAGGCCCTCGGCGGTGGTCTCGCGCAGCCCCTCGTCGCGGGTCACGGTCCGCGTTTCGCCGGTCGGGTTCCCCTCGGCGTCCAGCACCGGCGTCTCGATCGGCGCGACCTCCCGGTCGAACCGGCCGTCCGCCCACGCCTTGGCGGCCAGCGCCTGCGAACGGACCCCGAACGCGTCCAGGTCCCCGCGGGCCAGCCCGCGCCGCCCGGCGATCCGCTCGGCGGCGGTGAACTGGTCGGGCATGTCCAGCGACCAGTCGTCGGGCCGGGGGTTGTCGGGGTACACGTTGCGGCCCAGCGGCACCCGGCTCATCACCTCCACGCCGCAGGCCACCGCCACGTCCACCGTGCCCGAGGCGATCATCGCGGCGGCCAGGTGCACGGCCTG is a genomic window containing:
- a CDS encoding MBL fold metallo-hydrolase, encoding MAVTPAPESLGGGVWTVPVPIPGNPLAYTLVYAVESERGPVLVDAGWNHPDAWTALRDGLGSLGLAVEDVYGVVVTHFHPDHAGLAGRVRETSGAWIAMHHEDAEVVRRFHTRAAEIGDRRWEMDTLRRAGAQEADLAGYPEQGEGRIQPPAVPDRELADGELVDLPGRKLRAIWTPGHSPGHICLHLEDGDRIFTGDHVLPRITPHIGLYPYDLPDVDPLGDFLSSLERVAEMTVGEVLPAHQYRFEGLSDRARSIIDHHEERMAEIVALLSDRPVTLWEVTAGMQWRHPWAQMPVTARRMAAGEAAAHLRTLERRGTVRLLDGEPLRFVLA
- a CDS encoding steroid 3-ketoacyl-CoA thiolase, which produces MADPVIVEAVRTPIGRRGGRLAGLKPMAVLAHALTALVRRSGIDPAEIEQVFSGCVTQAGEQGGHVARYAWLYAGLPWPAGVTTIDAQCGSSQQAVHLAAAMIASGTVDVAVACGVEVMSRVPLGRNVYPDNPRPDDWSLDMPDQFTAAERIAGRRGLARGDLDAFGVRSQALAAKAWADGRFDREVAPIETPVLDAEGNPTGETRTVTRDEGLRETTAEGLARLRPVLGEGGLHTAGTSSQISDGAAAVLLMSQQKAAALGLRPRARIRAQALVGGEPYYHLDGPVQATERVLAKAGMTISDPDIFEVNEAFAAIVLSWAKVHEPDMDRVNVNGGAIALGHPVGATGARLITTALHELERRDGATALVTMCAGGALSTATVLERC